The following is a genomic window from uncultured Umboniibacter sp..
ATTGGCGGTTCGGGCTTCCAGGGTCGTACTCTGGTAAGCACCCTGCCCAGTGGAATCAATCTCAACCCTGCGTCGCTGACAACAACCGGTCGGGATCTCGATTTTGGCATTCAAGGTGAAGGGATGTTCACGCTTAAACGTCCAGATGGAACGCTTGCTCACACTCGCAACGGCAGCTTTGAATTAGATAATCAGGGCTACCTAATGCTCAGCGGTCTTAGAGTACAAGGGTTCGACGGTGATATTCAAATCCCCCCTTACCGATCATTTGAGTTGAGTGAGAACGGCTTAATCTCTATTACACCTCAGGTCGGCGACGGAATCATCGAAATAGACCAATTGAAGATGGTCAATCCACCGGCCGGCGAGCTGACCAAGGATATATATGGCCTTATTGAGGCCCGAAATGGAGGAGAAATCCCAGTAGATCCAACCGTAATGGTGGTGTCTGGGTTTGTTGAGGAGTCGAACGTATCTCCTGTCACTGAACTGGTGGACGTCATGAGTCTGACACGAAATTTCGAAATGCAGCTCAAGATGATGCGAGCCGCAGATGAACTTGCTAAGAACGGCAACAAACTGATTGCAAGTCGCTAGGAGCGAATTATGAATAATGCACTGTGGGTAAGTAAAACGGGAATGGCAGCTCAGGATACCAAAATGGCTGCAATCTCAAACAACCTTGCCAACGTTAATACCGTAGGTTTTAAACGTGACCGAGTCGTATTCGAAGATCTTTTTTATGACATCCAGCGCCAGCCTGGCGCCCTAGTTGATGCAACCAACTCTTTGCCTACCGGCGTTCAAGTAGGCTCAGGGGTTAGGGTCGTTGGTACCCAAAAGGTCTTCACGCAGGGATCGGTCATCAACACCGGTCAAGATTTGGACTTGGCCATCATGGGTGATGGTTTCTTTCAAATTGAGAATAGCGATGGCGATATTCAGTATTCTCGGAATGGCCAATTTCATGTCAATGCTGAAGGCCTCATCGTTAATACCGAAGGCTTCCCAATGGTACCGAATATTGGCATCCCTCAAGAAACGACGAGTATTTCCTTTAGTTCCGATGGCATCGTCTCGGTGCAATTGGCTGGCGATTCCCGGAGCCAGCAAATTGGACAGATTAGCTTGGCTCGTTTTCTTAACCCTGCTGGTCTTGAAGCCCTTGGTGGCAATCTGTTTCGCTCTACCGATGCCAGTGGTGAACCCTTTGAAGTCACTCCGAGCACCGAAGGAGCCGGCACACTAAGACAGGGGGC
Proteins encoded in this region:
- the flgF gene encoding flagellar basal body rod protein FlgF, encoding MDGLLYTAASGASRVLDAQAVRADNLGNVDTAGFRSQMERARSFSIGGSGFQGRTLVSTLPSGINLNPASLTTTGRDLDFGIQGEGMFTLKRPDGTLAHTRNGSFELDNQGYLMLSGLRVQGFDGDIQIPPYRSFELSENGLISITPQVGDGIIEIDQLKMVNPPAGELTKDIYGLIEARNGGEIPVDPTVMVVSGFVEESNVSPVTELVDVMSLTRNFEMQLKMMRAADELAKNGNKLIASR
- the flgG gene encoding flagellar basal-body rod protein FlgG; protein product: MNNALWVSKTGMAAQDTKMAAISNNLANVNTVGFKRDRVVFEDLFYDIQRQPGALVDATNSLPTGVQVGSGVRVVGTQKVFTQGSVINTGQDLDLAIMGDGFFQIENSDGDIQYSRNGQFHVNAEGLIVNTEGFPMVPNIGIPQETTSISFSSDGIVSVQLAGDSRSQQIGQISLARFLNPAGLEALGGNLFRSTDASGEPFEVTPSTEGAGTLRQGALEGSNVKVVEEMVDMITTQRAYEMNAKVVSAADEMLQYVSQTI